A region from the Macrobrachium nipponense isolate FS-2020 chromosome 47, ASM1510439v2, whole genome shotgun sequence genome encodes:
- the LOC135204801 gene encoding transmembrane protein 45B-like, whose translation MGTFLGHLLPGSFFILYASWHMFSVFTKYFLSQRALATTRDQGGTGSSGGGGSPSTPYYRSTCAHVFPCCPRIPMEGIVKIVLTTIGFLGELITAFEDGVFVHYGNAQHMTMYFAFGLSGVFDIKVSRGPRPALPNLDYVALAMAFAMEALLFGYHLHGRTPLDVQVHMLMLYTIMLCAVATIVEMAYRRSVLPALMRAFFVMLQGTWFVQIGSILYEPLTSPWDENSHSQMMLATVLFCWHCMGIFLLMAFVGWLLNSRVKRMLGTSSVYCQLERRLEKGSATCQEALQLTEE comes from the exons ATGGGCACCTTCTTAGGGCACCTGCTACCAGGCAGCTTCTTCATCCTATATGCCTCTTGGCACATGTTCAGCGTCTTCACCAAATACTTCCTGAGCCAGCGGGCGTTGGCTACAACGAGGGACCAAGGTGGCACCGGCAGCAGTGGCGGTGGTGGTTCGCCTTCCACGCCGTACTACAGGAGCACCTGTGCCCACGTGTTCCCGTGCTGCCCCAGGATACCCATGGAGGGTATCGTGAAGATCGTCCTCACTACCATAGGGTTTCTGG GAGAACTCATCACGGCCTTCGAGGACGGTGTCTTCGTCCACTATGGCAACGCCCAGCACATGACGATGTACTTCGCCTTTGGGTTGTCTGGGGTCTTCGACATCAAAGTCTCCAGGGGCCCTAGGCCGGCCCTTCCGAATCTAGACTACGTTGCCCTAGCCATGGCCTTCGCAATGGAGGCCTTGCTCTTCGGGTACCACCTGCACGGGAGGACGCCCTTGGACGTGCAG GTACACATGCTTATGCTGTATACGATAATGCTCTGCGCTGTGGCTACAATTGTTGAGATGGCTTACAGGAGAAGCGTGTTACCAGCGTTGATGCGGGCGTTCTTCGTCATGTTACAG GGTACCTGGTTTGTCCAAATCGGCTCCATCTTGTACGAGCCGCTGACCAGCCCTTGGGACGAGAACAGCCACTCACAGATGATGCTGGCTACGGTCCTCTTTTGCTGGCATTGCATGGGAATCTTTCTCCTCATGGCCTTCGTTGGGTGGCTGCTAAACAGCAGGGTCAAGAGAATGCTCGGGACGTCGTCGGTCTACTGCCAACTAgagaggagactggagaagggcaGCGCGACCTGCCAGGAAGCCCTGCAACTCACCgaggagtaa